In Phenylobacterium hankyongense, the sequence TCTTCGGCGCCATCGAACAGGCAGTTGCGGCCGAATGAGCGCCGACGACGGCGAGAGCGCGCTGGAGCTCGACAGCTACCTGCCGTACCGGCTGTCGGTGGCGTCGAACGCGGTGTCGGGCCTGATCGCGCGCGCCTACCAGGACCGCTTCGGCCTCTCGATCCCGCAATGGCGGCTGATCTGCGTGCTGGCGGAGTACCGTGAGCTCACCCAGGGCCAGGTCGTCGCGCGCACGGTGATGGACAAGGTCACCGTCAGCCGCGCGGCGCAGGGGCTGCTGAACCGCCATCTGGTGGGGCGGTCCGATCACCAGGCCGACGGGCGATCGCACGTGCTGGCGCTGACGCCGCAAGGGGCGCGCCTGTACGCCGAGATCGCGCCGCTGGCGCTGGCCTACGAGGCGGCGCTGATTTCAGGCCTGGCGCCGGAGGAGGTGACCCTGCTCAAACGCCTGCTCTCTCGCCTGCAATCGGCGGCCGGCGCGCTGGCCGGGGAGATCGAACCGCCGTCCCTGGATTACGGGCCTGAGCCGACCTAGTGGAGGAGCGCGGCCTCGGGGCGGACGCCCCAGCGGTGCGAGCCCTCGCCGAACGGCAGATGGAAGCCGAAGGCGGCGCGCCGGCGCTCATCGCGCCAGTTCTCCTCGAAACTGTGGATGAGGGCCGCTTGCAGATCCTCCGGGATCTGACGGACGTCGTGACCCAGGTTACGGGCCACTTGCTCAATCACCATTGCGCGGTGCGCTTCGCCGCCGAGCAACAGGAGGGCCTCACGGACGCGTTTGGCGAGGGTTTGATTGCCCCGCCCCGGCTTTTTGCCGCTGCGTGTGTCGGAGGCGATTTCCAGCATCTTCTGCATGACGGGACGCTCGCACGCGGTGATTTAGCGACGCGTTAAAGGGCAGGTTGAATGCGTGGTTAACCGCAGCCGGGGGTTTAGCCGGCGCCCATCGCCACCGCCGTCCGGTAGACGATCAGCGAGGCCACGTAGGCCATGCCGGTCATGTAGGCGAACATCACCGCCGGCCAGAGCCAGGAGTTGGTCTCCCGCTTCACCACCGCCAGCGTCGAGGCGCACTGCGGGGCGAACACGTACCAGGCCAGGAACGACAGGCCGGTGGCCAGCGACCAGTGGTGGGCCAGCGTCGTCGCCAGGGCGCCGGGCGAGGCGTCCGCATTGCCGATGGCGTAGACCGTGCCCAACGCCGCCACCGCCACTTCGCGGGCCGCGAAGCCGGGGATCAGGGCGACCGTCATCTGCCAGTTGAAGCCGATCGGCGCGAGCACCGGTGCGATCAGGTGGCCCAGGCGGCCGGCCAGGCTGTAGTCGATGGCCGCGCCGGGCGCGCCGGGGGGCGCTCCGGGGAAGGACGACAGGAACCACACCAGGATCATCAGCGGGAAGATGATCCGGCCGGCGCGCATGACGAAGATCTTGCCGCGCAGGTAGAGGCTGCGCGCCACGTTCTCGGCGTCCGGCAGCTTGTAGGTCGGCAGCTCCATCAGGAACGGCTCCACCGCGCCGCGCCAGAACAGCCGCCGCGTCAGGAACGAGACGCCGAGCGCGCTGGCGATGCCCGCCGCATAGAGGCCGAACATCACCAGCCCCTGCAGGCTCATGAAGCCAGCCACCGTCCGGTCCGGGATGAAGGCCGAGATGATCAGGGTGTAGACCGGGATGCGCGCCGAACAGGTCATCAGCGGCGCCACCAGGATGGTGGTCAGCCGGTCGCGGCGGTTGTCGATCACCCGCGTCGACATGATCCCCGGGATGGCGCAGGCGAAGCTGGAGAGCAGCGGGATGAAGGCGCGGCCGTGCAGGCCGGCGCCGCCCATGATCCGGTCCATCAGGAAGGCCGCCCGGGCCATGTAGCCGAAGTCTTCCAGGAGGATGATGAAGAAGAACAGCACCAGGATCTGCGGCAGGAAGACCAGCACGCTGCCGACGCCGGAGATCACCCCGTCGGCGATGAAGCTGGCGAGCAGGCCGGGCGGCAGGTGCTGGGCGACCAGGACGCCGAGGCCCTGGAACGCCGCGTCGATGGCGTCCTGCGCGGGCTTGGCCCAGGTGAACACCGCCTGGAACATCAGGAACAGCACGCCGAACAGGATCGCCAGCCCGGCGACCGGGTGCAGCAGCACGGCGTCGACCTTGGCGGTGAAGGTGTCGGGCCGCTCGGGCGGGCGGACGTAGGTCTTCAGGATCCGGTGCGCCTCGCGGTGCGCCGAGCGGATCTCGCCGGCGTCGGGTTCGCGCCAGGTGTTCTGGCCGTCGAGCGCGCCGGCTTGCGCCAGCTCGTCGACCTTGGCCACCAGTTCGTCGATGCCGCGCTTGCGGGTGGCGACGGTGGTGACGATCGGGCAGCCCAGCTCGCGGGCCAGGCCCTCGACGTCGATCCGCAGGCCCTGGCGCTGGGCGATGTCGTACATGTTGAGCGCCAGCACCATCGGCCGGCCGACCGCCTTCAGCTCCAGGATCAGCCGCAGCACCAGGCGCAGGTTGGTGGCGTCGGCGACCGCCACCAGCACGTCGGGGGCCTCCTCGCCGGCCAGCTTGCCCAGCACCGCGTCGCGGGTCACCGCCTCGTCGGGGCTGCGGGCGCGCAGGGAATAGGTGCCGGGCAGGTCGAG encodes:
- a CDS encoding MarR family winged helix-turn-helix transcriptional regulator, coding for MSADDGESALELDSYLPYRLSVASNAVSGLIARAYQDRFGLSIPQWRLICVLAEYRELTQGQVVARTVMDKVTVSRAAQGLLNRHLVGRSDHQADGRSHVLALTPQGARLYAEIAPLALAYEAALISGLAPEEVTLLKRLLSRLQSAAGALAGEIEPPSLDYGPEPT
- the feoB gene encoding ferrous iron transporter B, which encodes MSETVLRPARVALVGNPNSGKTALFNALTGSRQKVANYAGVTVERKEGHLHTAQGRTLSILDLPGTYSLRARSPDEAVTRDAVLGKLAGEEAPDVLVAVADATNLRLVLRLILELKAVGRPMVLALNMYDIAQRQGLRIDVEGLARELGCPIVTTVATRKRGIDELVAKVDELAQAGALDGQNTWREPDAGEIRSAHREAHRILKTYVRPPERPDTFTAKVDAVLLHPVAGLAILFGVLFLMFQAVFTWAKPAQDAIDAAFQGLGVLVAQHLPPGLLASFIADGVISGVGSVLVFLPQILVLFFFIILLEDFGYMARAAFLMDRIMGGAGLHGRAFIPLLSSFACAIPGIMSTRVIDNRRDRLTTILVAPLMTCSARIPVYTLIISAFIPDRTVAGFMSLQGLVMFGLYAAGIASALGVSFLTRRLFWRGAVEPFLMELPTYKLPDAENVARSLYLRGKIFVMRAGRIIFPLMILVWFLSSFPGAPPGAPGAAIDYSLAGRLGHLIAPVLAPIGFNWQMTVALIPGFAAREVAVAALGTVYAIGNADASPGALATTLAHHWSLATGLSFLAWYVFAPQCASTLAVVKRETNSWLWPAVMFAYMTGMAYVASLIVYRTAVAMGAG